tccttctcttTTGACTTgtcatcttgaaatgcttcaaaacctgcaacagttggaaaaattctatcaatcaaataatcagaacttgaataactttgcagcaatcgtctgattctttcattttctatcTTTTCTGTCTCTAACTACTGCTTCAACTTTGCACACTCTTCAATATAGTGATTGATAGTCTTCTGCTTggacatcatcactgcattcatcattgttaaagcatcttccctttctgagtttgtcttttgcaaACTGTTAaccgttctgttcaacacatcatatgactctttcacatacttggcatcaaacaacaatttttctttcatcttatCGAGTTCACTATACttcttatctttttcttcacaatgtttgcatggttccaaacattttagacaaggtttCGTGATCTCAACGATTTTTTCAgcttcaataatcttttcaacttcgactatcTTTTCAACAGTTTTAACATCTTCACTCTGTTCAGACTTCTTTTCCTGAGCAACATTCTCGCATTtacctctttcttttcttttgctgctcgtcttacctttagcttctccaatttatctacaaaataaaatttgaaactttcaacagataaatgagttttaccaatgtttatttgtctaatttcttcttcatcatcactactatcaAGTGATGATTGATCAAACACTTGTGTCTGTTCTGAACTGTCATTTGATGAAACAGACTCTTCATCTTGGCTTTTCTCATCAACtgcaaacacatccatccattctttcatcaGATCTGGCTCTTGAATAATTTGTGCAATGAATGCTCCAAACTTGGAATCagccggaatgtatttgtcccagctaaaaccttctgccatTTTTTCATCATCATGATTAACcagataagctttcttctttccatcttcaatctgATTAGTATTTGATGATgacggttgttgagcaacttgctGATATATAACttttcgataataatcattattcctgaatggattctgagctcctcctgcttctcgattggtacattccctcttgaaatgtccttttttcctgcatcgaaaacaagtagctttagatttgtcaaaacctaaagtagaaacattagcatcatgagagtcatctcttcctgtaatcagcttaaatttctcagctctccttaacacactcgctaaacaccatttaatatccataaggtccatttcctcagcatcaatctgatcgtaatcctcttttgtcaacatggaatttccgatccttcctgcaaccaagccctcatatgattctaacactgtagctagtaatgccatatgacctttagtgatttcttcagagaaattttgaccattctgaagatgcaacgcgatgttgcaGTTTAACACATGACCATTActgttgtttgaactttgaacactcggattgacacttggatatgaagaaaaaccaCTAGTGTTGATTGAGCTTTGATTAACTGATCCAGATGAGTTCtctgcactgaaagcagtttggatctttggactggCTTCAACATTTTGAATatttcctttgtagtacatcttaaTGTCTTGTTGACCGCCTGAATTGTTCATTATGGCAATCTTTTGTTGCTCAAGATCTTGTCCATCAAGTTTCTCAATGAATTGTGCAATCGATAATCTACTATATTCTCCGGGAATTCTTTAAAATCATGAggtatgtaccccattctttttgaggtaacgcatcagccaatttCTCAACCCATTCCTCTGGAGTTTTAGTAATTTCCAATCGAGACATTGAACGCAttagatgacaatatctctcaatgagagtctttgtagtttcacctGGCACACTTGTAAACagttcaaattctttcttcaataaTGATTTTTTACTCTTGATCATCTCTACACTTCCTTTGAACTTTTTGCGAAGTGCATCCCAAATCGAATAAGCACTACCATCATGTTGAAGTCATATGaaaatatcttctttcacagcttgttgaagtaaactgaccatcattttttctgctttgtaATTATCTCTCTCTTTGTCTAAAAATTCCGAGATAATCTTTGCAACTCCCAAATCAGACAGTGGTCTAGCATACTTAGCTTCAATACTTCCCAAGATCTTAGATGATTTGCAtgaacccaattctcgaatcGTTCTTTCCAACTATGATACTCTTCAATGCCCATCAGTTTTGGAGGTTTCTGTAATGTTCTGGTTTCATTTTCCATGGTTACACTCTGAGCAACGGTAACCAGAGTACCCGGAgttgtagcaaacgcattgtaaaactcGGTTTCCATGTTTCGGTATCGAAGGATTGCTCAAACTCAACTTTCAAAAGAAATgaacctttcaagcgaaatgactTTGGTACGAATTGGagtctttcaagcgaaatggaaGATCTGGTGCGAAATGGATGACTTCGTATGAAATGGCACAACTTTCAAACAAAATGAGACAACTTGATGCGAAATGGtcgatttcgtgcgaaatgaaatcCAATTTCAAGTGAGATGGCAACTTCAAGCGAAATGGAGGTCTAAATaatcatttcgtgcgaaatgaatagttcaattcgtgcgaaatgatgCTGATGTCATACTTTCGGCTAgatttttgtcaaattgatcaggttttaggTTGATTTTAGGTCTAATTCTTTTAAGGATtcgttaaaacagtgtttcgcgTGTTATGAGTGAAATTTAGCCCATTTTAACTGTAAAATCTTATTTAATTTTgaaaaaacttgaaaaagaaggtgtagaaaacagaattttgatgaaaacaagctgaattcggtaagaactcttcctcctgagctctgataccacttgtaggatcgtttgcacgaccaaaacgagtcgttcagaagagttctaatcaatacgagaggcggaaacaaacgtatcgacTCTGAAACAGCTTGATATACACtctaattgtcttgtttattgatataacaacgttttacagcctggagacactccggcagcacctcggtaccggAATCACAAAGTTACAAACGAAATGATCAAGGCAGGTATTTATAGGCATTCAATTTCACGCGGAACAGCACACACGAAAtggcatttcgtacgaaatggcttcaccatttcgtgcgaaatggcaagttgtcatttcgtacgaaatggatatTCCATTTTGTGCGAAATGGCCTCAACCTATATTTTCCCGGTTTTCtcatacaacgtgccctgatctttctaacctattacaagactcgatacaagacgaagtcgacagacatatgcactaacaagaTGTTTCAGAACAATGTTTCAATCTTGATTGAAAAAGTTTCATTTGACTCTTCACgtcttcatatgattcttttgtaatatgatatgcaagttttattgaatcatattttttttcattacttgaaaaacattttctttttgtaaataCTCTTCTGTCACTGCTGAATACTTTTCTTTCaaactttcattttctttttctaaaatcTTGCATTTTTGTGTCAGCTTTTAATCATTATCTTTCAAAACCTTTTCGTTTTCTAACATCTCTTTACATTTATCTTTGAAAGCTTTTTCAATTTTAGTAAATTCAATGTCTCTTGTTCTgaacttttcatctttttcagtacaagcactgcacgtttccatgcatttcttgcactgttcaacatTTTTATTTAAAAGTTCAGAAGATTTAGTTGAAGTTTTTACCTCAGTGGTTGGCACCTCGGCTTTTTCTGCCGTCTGATTCTGGTCAACTTCTTTCTCCTGTTGTTCCTCTACAACAGCTTCACCAGCATCACTTTCTTCAaccgatcttttcaacttcacatcagcttcttctttcttcttcagaTCATCTTCATTCTGCTGTTTTTCAGTAACAACTTCTTCACCAActgcttcttcttctttttcaccTTCCGCTTTCTCTTCCTCAGCAACCTTCTTTAATTCATCCACCAGATcatcaacattcttcttcatccTCTCCTCATCTCTCTGTCTTAGACTTGCTGTCATGACATCTCTGATGATTTTATCCAGCTTTTTCACATAATCTTT
Above is a window of Helianthus annuus cultivar XRQ/B chromosome 14, HanXRQr2.0-SUNRISE, whole genome shotgun sequence DNA encoding:
- the LOC110906666 gene encoding uncharacterized protein LOC110906666 translates to MKERTKEEILKEKTYRERCIVGYRIEEMEKEYEEARNYRRWDKKRECYINSKGEPLVHPSKVVYNDVLAVIPLSGEYYSNVAKDKDYVKKLDKIIRDVMTASLRQRDEERMKKNVDDLVDELKKVAEEEKAEGEKEEEAVGEEVVTEKQQNEDDLKKKEEADVKLKRSVEESDAGEAVVEEQQEKEVDQNQTAEKAEVPTTEFKGSVEMIKSKKSLLKKEFELFTSVPGETTKTLIERYCHLMRSMSRLEITKTPEEWVEKLADALPQKEWDLEQQKIAIMNNSGGQQDIKMYYKGNIQNVEASPKIQTAFSAENSSGSQVAQQPSSSNTNQIEDGKKKAYLVNHDDEKMAEGFSWDKYIPADSKFGAFIAQIIQEPDLMKEWMDVFAVDEKSQDEESVSSNDSSEQTQVFDQSSLDSFEAFQDDKSKEKDTGSSSEEEKKNSFWK